A window of the Haloarcula litorea genome harbors these coding sequences:
- a CDS encoding NDP-sugar synthase, which produces MKAVVLAGGYATRLWPITRDRPKPLLPVGDTTPLGRILSGLETEHRVDRVYVSTNARFGDRVRSFVADGPYEKATVSVEESTAEAEKLGVVGGLSRLVDREGIDDDLLVVGGDNLYSFAVSSFVDFVAERDDPCLAAYDLGDRSRATEYGVVSLDGDRVTSFHEKPDRPASSLVSVACYGFPAASLSKLDDYLAAGNDPDEPGRFLQWLQARDAVRAFTFDGEWFDIGTPRGYLDAVAWHLDGDTMIAEGATVENSSLGDAVHVMDGAEIVDSDLHRTVVFPEVTIDDCSFSDSIVDRHAHLSALARREAVVGSHSRIVAGTASSESTD; this is translated from the coding sequence ATGAAAGCGGTCGTCCTCGCGGGCGGGTACGCGACGCGACTGTGGCCGATCACGCGGGACCGACCGAAGCCGCTGTTGCCGGTCGGCGACACGACCCCACTGGGTCGCATCCTCTCGGGGCTGGAGACGGAACACCGCGTGGACCGGGTCTACGTCTCGACGAACGCACGGTTCGGCGACCGGGTCCGGTCGTTCGTCGCGGACGGCCCCTACGAGAAGGCGACGGTCAGCGTCGAGGAGTCGACCGCCGAGGCCGAGAAACTCGGCGTCGTGGGCGGCCTGTCTCGGCTGGTCGACCGGGAGGGGATCGACGACGACCTCCTCGTGGTCGGCGGCGACAACCTCTACAGCTTCGCCGTGTCGTCGTTCGTCGACTTCGTCGCCGAGCGCGACGACCCCTGTCTCGCCGCCTACGATCTGGGCGACCGGAGTCGTGCGACGGAGTACGGCGTCGTCTCGCTCGACGGCGACCGGGTGACGTCGTTCCACGAGAAGCCCGATCGGCCCGCGAGCTCGCTGGTCTCGGTCGCGTGCTACGGGTTCCCGGCGGCCTCGCTGTCGAAGCTCGACGACTACCTGGCGGCTGGCAACGACCCCGACGAACCGGGCCGGTTCCTCCAGTGGCTCCAGGCGCGGGACGCGGTCCGGGCGTTCACGTTCGACGGCGAGTGGTTCGACATCGGGACGCCGCGGGGTTATCTCGACGCCGTCGCGTGGCACCTCGACGGGGACACGATGATCGCCGAGGGAGCGACGGTCGAGAACTCCTCGCTCGGTGACGCCGTCCACGTGATGGACGGAGCCGAGATCGTCGACTCCGACCTCCACCGGACCGTCGTCTTCCCGGAGGTGACGATCGACGACTGCTCGTTCTCCGACTCCATCGTCGACCGCCACGCACACCTCAGTGCGCTGGCGCGGCGCGAGGCGGTCGTGGGCTCGCACTCGCGGATCGTGGCCGGGACCGCGTCGAGCGAGTCGACCGACTGA
- a CDS encoding carbohydrate-binding domain-containing protein: MANTERNRSPESTGESNEDADEGDATTVGRRTWLQMAGVAVASVAGRASNEVLPGGNGGGTAAGYGGAPTLADALSPHNPLSTNAGDAITPPRSGDVDGLGIGDGVAARVTGDSDWYALDATGVSNLTLSLTRLDPRGVAGIALYDAAGSLVQQAYVTGDDPVFLPAEPADEPHYVQVTDAGTEATSYELSTTAASTTAQQSPFEGTVSELPGRIQAENYDLGGEGTAYHDTSDGNEYDTTYRDGDVDIRETQDSSGAYNVGYFQDGEWLEYTVDPTPGTYDVQFRVATPRSNRRLRLSLDGETLTTVTLPSTDGWRDWQTVTAEDIRVESGGKQVLRVEALDSGIDFNWIEFAGVALSGAFQGTPANIPGRIQAENHDTGGEGFGYHETTAENKYDTSYRDGAVDIRETQDSSGAYNVGYFQDGEWLDYTAEVEPGRYDVHLRVATPRDGRKVALSLDGQALTTVAVPNTGGWRSWETTTVEDVRIDTGGQRVLRLAAVGSGIDVNWIEFEPVGSDGSDGGSDGGSDGGSDGGSDGGSDGGSDSPTGQRPFETVRAIPGRVQAEDYDLGGEGTAYHDTSDGNEYDTTYRDGDVDIRETQDSSGAYNVGYFQDGEWLEYTVDPTPGTYDIRVRVASARSGRKLSVSLGGTELGTVDVPNTGGWTTWETATLTGVSIESDQKQILRLEAVGSGIDVNWIDFVTHRADDYGGLGYGAGGYGETN, encoded by the coding sequence GTGGCAAACACAGAACGGAACCGCTCGCCGGAGTCGACCGGCGAGTCGAACGAGGACGCTGACGAAGGAGACGCAACGACTGTCGGACGTCGAACGTGGCTGCAGATGGCCGGCGTGGCAGTCGCCTCGGTCGCTGGCCGCGCCAGTAACGAGGTCCTACCCGGGGGGAACGGCGGCGGCACCGCCGCGGGCTACGGCGGCGCGCCGACGCTCGCGGACGCCCTCTCGCCGCACAACCCGCTGTCGACGAACGCCGGCGACGCGATCACCCCGCCGCGGTCGGGTGACGTCGACGGGCTCGGGATCGGCGACGGCGTCGCGGCGCGGGTGACCGGCGACTCCGACTGGTACGCGCTGGACGCGACCGGCGTCTCGAACCTGACGCTCTCACTCACTCGGCTGGACCCCCGAGGGGTCGCCGGGATCGCACTGTACGACGCCGCCGGGTCGCTCGTCCAGCAGGCCTACGTCACCGGGGACGATCCGGTGTTCCTGCCGGCCGAACCGGCCGACGAGCCACACTACGTCCAGGTGACCGACGCGGGGACCGAGGCGACGTCGTACGAACTGTCGACGACCGCGGCGTCGACGACGGCACAGCAGTCCCCCTTCGAGGGGACGGTCTCGGAACTCCCCGGCCGAATCCAGGCCGAGAACTACGACCTGGGCGGGGAGGGGACGGCCTACCACGACACGAGCGACGGCAACGAGTACGACACCACCTACCGCGACGGCGACGTCGACATCCGGGAGACGCAGGACTCCTCGGGCGCGTACAACGTCGGCTACTTCCAGGACGGCGAGTGGCTGGAGTACACCGTCGACCCCACGCCGGGGACTTACGACGTCCAGTTCCGCGTAGCGACGCCGCGGTCGAACCGCCGCCTCCGGCTCTCGCTCGACGGCGAGACACTGACGACGGTGACGCTGCCCAGCACGGACGGCTGGCGCGACTGGCAGACCGTCACCGCCGAGGATATCCGAGTCGAGAGCGGCGGCAAGCAGGTCCTCCGCGTCGAGGCGCTCGACTCCGGCATCGACTTCAACTGGATCGAGTTCGCCGGCGTCGCCCTCTCGGGCGCGTTCCAGGGGACGCCGGCGAACATCCCCGGCCGGATCCAGGCCGAGAACCACGACACCGGCGGCGAGGGGTTCGGCTACCACGAGACGACGGCCGAGAACAAGTACGACACGTCCTACCGCGACGGTGCCGTCGACATCCGGGAGACGCAGGACTCCTCGGGCGCGTACAACGTCGGCTACTTCCAGGACGGCGAGTGGCTGGACTACACCGCCGAGGTCGAACCCGGTCGGTACGACGTTCACCTCCGGGTCGCGACCCCGCGGGACGGCCGGAAGGTCGCGCTCTCCCTGGACGGACAGGCCCTGACGACCGTCGCGGTTCCCAACACCGGCGGCTGGCGGAGCTGGGAGACGACGACCGTCGAGGACGTGAGGATCGACACCGGGGGCCAGCGGGTCCTCCGGTTGGCGGCGGTCGGCTCCGGTATCGACGTGAACTGGATCGAGTTCGAGCCGGTCGGCAGCGACGGCTCCGACGGCGGATCTGACGGTGGCTCTGATGGCGGCTCTGACGGTGGCTCTGATGGCGGTTCCGACGGCGGCTCTGACAGTCCCACCGGTCAGCGCCCGTTCGAGACCGTGAGGGCCATCCCCGGTCGCGTCCAGGCCGAAGATTACGACCTGGGCGGGGAGGGGACGGCCTACCACGACACGAGCGACGGCAACGAGTACGACACCACCTACCGCGACGGCGACGTCGACATCCGGGAGACGCAGGACTCCTCGGGCGCGTACAACGTCGGCTACTTCCAGGACGGCGAGTGGCTGGAGTACACCGTCGACCCCACGCCGGGGACCTACGACATCCGGGTGCGGGTCGCGTCGGCCCGTTCCGGCCGGAAACTCTCGGTCTCGCTCGGCGGGACGGAACTGGGCACCGTCGACGTGCCCAACACCGGCGGCTGGACGACCTGGGAGACGGCGACTCTCACGGGCGTCTCGATCGAGAGCGACCAGAAGCAGATCCTCCGCCTGGAGGCGGTCGGCTCCGGCATCGACGTGAACTGGATCGACTTCGTGACGCACAGAGCGGACGACTACGGGGGACTGGGCTACGGTGCGGGCGGCTACGGAGAAACTAACTGA
- a CDS encoding DUF7344 domain-containing protein, with protein MDQNNTSLSRDRVFDILSSPRRRYVLYFLRQESSPIQLTELAEHVAAWENDTTVEELSTQQRKRVYVSLYQTHLPKLADSGLVDYDEDSGEVAIARKASEIDRYLGEEPDSPAWYRYYLALAVLSLVFIVASAAGLVQAAVVAPVVVGAFVLLTVVHAVFRWRNDSSPMEFEE; from the coding sequence ATGGATCAGAACAACACATCACTCTCACGTGACCGCGTCTTCGATATCCTGAGTAGCCCCCGGCGACGATACGTCCTGTACTTCCTGCGTCAGGAGTCGTCCCCCATCCAGCTGACGGAACTGGCCGAACACGTCGCTGCGTGGGAGAACGACACGACGGTCGAGGAACTCTCTACACAGCAGCGAAAGCGGGTGTACGTCTCACTGTACCAGACCCACCTCCCGAAACTGGCCGACTCCGGACTCGTCGACTACGACGAGGACTCCGGCGAGGTGGCAATCGCTCGGAAGGCCTCGGAGATCGACCGCTACCTGGGGGAAGAGCCCGACAGCCCGGCGTGGTACCGGTACTACCTCGCGCTCGCGGTGCTGAGTCTCGTGTTCATCGTCGCCTCGGCGGCCGGACTGGTACAGGCCGCCGTCGTCGCGCCCGTCGTCGTCGGGGCGTTCGTCCTGCTGACGGTCGTCCACGCGGTGTTCCGGTGGCGAAACGACTCCTCACCGATGGAGTTCGAAGAGTGA
- a CDS encoding DUF5658 family protein, whose product MNHRLDLEHLLWGGVLGASGADIALTLVGLSLCFAEANPVARTAIDLAGGGGLVALKTGALGLLFLLCRRVGRRYRLAALSAFLLPQAVAAGHNGVLLLRHAPAC is encoded by the coding sequence GTGAACCACCGACTCGATCTGGAACACCTGCTCTGGGGCGGCGTCCTCGGGGCGTCCGGCGCGGACATCGCGCTGACGCTCGTCGGTCTCTCGCTGTGTTTCGCCGAGGCGAACCCCGTCGCGCGAACGGCGATCGACCTCGCCGGCGGTGGCGGACTCGTCGCACTGAAGACCGGCGCGCTCGGGCTGTTGTTCCTGCTGTGTCGCCGGGTCGGGCGGCGCTACCGACTGGCCGCGCTCTCGGCGTTTCTGCTCCCACAGGCCGTCGCCGCCGGTCACAACGGTGTCCTGTTGTTGCGACACGCCCCCGCCTGTTAG
- a CDS encoding 3-keto-5-aminohexanoate cleavage protein, translating into MTYEDYIRGDEVILGVAPTGYRYGTETNEALPTTPDEVAKQVYESSSLGATLVHVHGRDDDGEPDPTRLPAFGGAIRDVCDDDVLLDYAADPSCPLGDFLDVLDREPRPAFATVRLSPTQYSYRETSSISRRDVDRFVGELQSRGIRPNLLVTSDSDVHELHRLRSAGVLSGTPLVTVKFGAPDGALGSPLHVRSVLEAVPDTAACVVRATGPNQYPLLAVAFFLGAHLTTGMEDNLFLGPETPVERNAQLVRQVAELVRSSIRPIADTATAGDLLAVDRASPDQSGGEVEDPEDARPE; encoded by the coding sequence ATGACATACGAGGACTACATCCGCGGCGACGAGGTGATCCTCGGCGTCGCCCCGACGGGGTACCGGTACGGGACCGAGACGAACGAGGCGCTCCCGACGACGCCCGACGAGGTCGCCAAACAGGTCTACGAGTCGTCGTCGCTCGGTGCGACACTCGTACACGTCCACGGACGCGACGACGACGGGGAACCCGACCCCACGCGGCTTCCGGCGTTCGGTGGGGCGATCAGGGACGTCTGCGACGACGACGTGCTGCTGGACTACGCCGCCGATCCGAGCTGTCCGCTGGGCGACTTTCTCGACGTCCTCGACCGGGAACCGAGGCCGGCGTTCGCCACCGTTCGGCTGAGTCCCACCCAGTACAGCTACCGGGAGACGTCGTCGATCAGCCGGCGTGACGTCGACCGGTTCGTCGGCGAGCTCCAGTCCCGCGGCATCCGTCCGAACCTCCTCGTGACGAGCGACAGCGACGTCCACGAACTCCACCGCTTGCGCTCGGCCGGAGTGCTGTCGGGGACGCCGCTGGTGACGGTGAAGTTCGGTGCTCCCGACGGCGCGCTCGGGTCGCCGCTCCACGTCCGCTCCGTGCTGGAGGCCGTCCCGGACACGGCGGCGTGTGTGGTCAGGGCGACGGGGCCGAACCAGTACCCCCTGCTCGCGGTGGCGTTCTTCCTCGGCGCGCATCTGACGACGGGGATGGAGGACAACCTCTTTCTCGGCCCCGAGACCCCGGTCGAACGGAACGCTCAGCTCGTCCGACAGGTCGCGGAACTGGTCCGTTCGTCGATCCGGCCCATCGCCGACACGGCGACGGCTGGGGATCTGCTCGCGGTCGACCGGGCGAGTCCCGACCAGAGCGGCGGAGAGGTGGAGGATCCGGAGGACGCTCGCCCCGAGTAG
- a CDS encoding metal-dependent hydrolase, with protein MRTVWPWNHLAVGYLAYSLLRRTAGGERPGTGCVLAVAFGSQFPDLVDKPLGWGTALLPSGTTLAHSLLFAVPLSLVVVAAAAWRGRTALAAAFVVAYLLHLPADALFPVIFGGRPTTAFLLWPAVPVDPAPSTTIPARVGDLWSSFLALLATPGGQRYVLLEASLLAATALAWIADGAPGVGSRWSRRPS; from the coding sequence GTGAGAACGGTGTGGCCCTGGAACCACCTCGCGGTCGGCTACTTGGCGTACTCGCTTCTCAGGCGCACGGCGGGGGGCGAACGGCCCGGGACGGGCTGTGTCCTCGCGGTCGCGTTCGGCTCGCAGTTTCCGGACCTCGTCGACAAACCGCTCGGGTGGGGCACGGCGCTTCTCCCGTCGGGGACGACGCTCGCCCACTCGCTGCTGTTCGCGGTCCCGCTCTCACTCGTCGTCGTCGCGGCGGCGGCGTGGCGCGGACGCACGGCGCTGGCCGCCGCGTTCGTCGTCGCCTACCTCCTGCACCTCCCCGCCGACGCGCTCTTCCCGGTCATCTTCGGCGGGCGGCCGACCACGGCGTTCCTGCTGTGGCCGGCGGTCCCGGTCGACCCGGCACCGTCGACGACGATCCCCGCTCGGGTCGGCGACCTCTGGTCGTCGTTTCTCGCCCTCCTCGCGACGCCGGGGGGACAGCGGTACGTCCTGCTGGAGGCGTCGCTGCTCGCGGCGACGGCCCTCGCGTGGATCGCTGACGGTGCTCCCGGGGTCGGGAGCCGCTGGAGCCGCCGCCCGTCGTGA
- a CDS encoding glycosyltransferase family 2 protein, with the protein MSRSTDGTTATASPLVSVVIPTYYRNDALPDAVRSVLEQTHEPVEVIVVDDSGEAHAEPVVERFDGVEYVPLPENRGSNGARQAGLDRATGEYVHLLDDDDRMRPAKLARQLARFEDAPDDVGVVYTGIEKTGGLTDLPSEDARGEVLDRALAFDLWPCMTSTMLTERATMDAVLPLSDRRHGTDLELMIELAATASFDFVDAALLHKRIDELSVGHSLAAVEARFDIVCEYDHLYDRCPAAVRQRAIANTYETEGQILLKTHRWSPRAVAAFARHLYYLPEVGAKAVLQALASLLGRPGWRIARSVGRYL; encoded by the coding sequence GTGTCCCGATCCACCGACGGCACGACCGCGACGGCGTCGCCGCTGGTCTCCGTCGTGATCCCGACCTACTACCGGAACGACGCGCTCCCAGACGCCGTCCGGAGCGTCCTCGAACAGACCCACGAGCCGGTCGAGGTGATCGTGGTCGACGACTCGGGGGAGGCCCACGCCGAGCCCGTCGTCGAACGGTTCGACGGCGTCGAGTACGTCCCGCTCCCGGAGAACCGGGGGAGCAACGGGGCTCGCCAGGCCGGGCTCGACCGGGCCACCGGCGAGTACGTCCACCTCCTCGACGACGACGACCGGATGCGACCGGCGAAGCTGGCGCGGCAACTGGCGCGGTTCGAGGACGCGCCCGACGACGTCGGGGTGGTCTACACCGGCATCGAGAAGACCGGGGGGCTGACCGATCTCCCCTCCGAGGACGCCAGGGGCGAGGTCCTCGACCGGGCACTTGCGTTCGACCTGTGGCCCTGTATGACCTCGACGATGCTGACCGAGCGGGCGACGATGGACGCCGTGCTCCCGCTGTCGGACCGACGACACGGGACCGACCTCGAACTGATGATCGAACTTGCGGCCACGGCGTCGTTCGACTTCGTCGACGCGGCGCTCCTCCACAAGCGCATCGACGAGCTGTCGGTCGGCCACTCGCTCGCCGCCGTCGAGGCGCGGTTCGACATCGTCTGCGAGTACGACCACCTCTACGACCGGTGTCCGGCGGCGGTCCGTCAGCGGGCGATCGCGAACACCTACGAGACGGAGGGACAGATCCTCCTCAAGACACACCGCTGGTCGCCGAGGGCAGTCGCTGCGTTCGCACGGCACCTGTACTACCTCCCGGAGGTCGGCGCGAAGGCGGTACTACAGGCTCTCGCCTCGCTCCTCGGTCGACCCGGGTGGCGAATCGCTCGAAGCGTGGGTCGGTATCTCTGA
- a CDS encoding DUF7344 domain-containing protein — translation MSEGGPPDDGDELDGARVALVADECRRRLLRHLASGDRREHTLASLTAALSERADASGSTEGRDRDLRVALHHVHLPKLDDAGVIHYDPDTHRIEYLGDPEIESLLSRLDSE, via the coding sequence ATGAGTGAGGGTGGGCCACCCGACGACGGCGACGAACTCGACGGGGCCCGCGTCGCGCTCGTCGCCGACGAGTGTCGCCGCCGCCTCCTGCGCCACCTCGCGTCGGGCGACCGACGCGAACACACGCTCGCGTCGCTGACGGCCGCGCTCTCCGAGCGAGCAGACGCGTCCGGCTCGACCGAAGGCCGGGACCGGGACTTGCGCGTCGCTCTCCACCACGTCCACCTGCCCAAACTGGACGACGCCGGTGTGATCCACTACGACCCCGACACCCACCGGATCGAGTATCTCGGTGACCCGGAGATCGAGTCGCTCCTCTCGCGTCTGGACTCCGAGTGA
- a CDS encoding glycosyltransferase family 2 protein: protein MYEQTAIGVVVPAHNEAEFVGDVIDSVPSFVDRLYVVDDCSTDGTWTEILEHADGAEAERVSAGAGSPDGAAGGVRRADGGVDVSLTPEGPGSFERTVVPVRHSVNRGRGGAVKTGYQLALVEGLDVVATMDGDGQMDADILDRIVDPVANGDADYAKGNRLVDRDHCSAMSNWRLFGNVVLTLLTKVASGYYGMRDPQNGYTAISVETLHDIDVGSLYNDYGFLNDVLIRLRASGKQIVDVPMRAVYEDEESGIQYRSFVPSLSALLARMFCWRLWVSYGPGERDGSSTPPTDVGASGRK, encoded by the coding sequence ATGTACGAACAGACCGCCATCGGGGTGGTCGTCCCCGCTCACAACGAGGCGGAGTTCGTCGGTGACGTCATCGACTCGGTCCCCTCGTTCGTCGATAGGCTCTACGTCGTCGACGACTGCTCGACGGACGGGACGTGGACGGAGATCCTCGAACACGCCGACGGGGCCGAAGCGGAGCGGGTCTCCGCTGGGGCGGGTTCTCCCGACGGAGCCGCCGGCGGTGTCCGGCGGGCCGACGGCGGCGTCGACGTCTCGCTGACACCGGAGGGGCCGGGGTCGTTCGAGCGGACCGTGGTCCCGGTCCGTCACTCGGTCAACCGCGGTCGCGGCGGCGCGGTCAAGACCGGCTACCAGCTCGCCCTCGTCGAGGGACTCGACGTGGTGGCCACGATGGACGGCGACGGGCAGATGGACGCCGACATCCTGGACCGGATCGTCGACCCCGTGGCCAACGGTGACGCGGACTACGCGAAGGGGAACCGACTGGTCGATCGCGACCACTGCTCGGCGATGTCGAACTGGCGGCTGTTCGGCAACGTCGTCCTGACGCTCCTGACCAAGGTCGCGAGCGGGTACTACGGGATGCGGGACCCCCAGAACGGCTACACCGCCATCTCGGTCGAGACGCTCCACGACATCGACGTCGGGTCGCTGTACAACGACTACGGGTTCCTCAACGACGTCCTGATCCGGCTGCGGGCGAGCGGCAAGCAGATCGTCGACGTCCCGATGCGGGCGGTCTACGAGGACGAGGAGAGCGGCATCCAGTACCGGAGTTTCGTCCCGTCGCTCTCGGCGCTGCTCGCGCGGATGTTCTGCTGGCGGCTCTGGGTGTCGTACGGTCCCGGCGAGCGCGACGGGAGTTCCACCCCGCCGACAGACGTCGGCGCTTCGGGCCGGAAGTGA
- a CDS encoding HalOD1 output domain-containing protein, producing the protein MACDDDAQSDGRDSGRSETDDAAVPTYHPETDTYIEQFDPDTVAASRAVVESIAAVRRRSPMEADPLYETIDPDALDSVVESGDPSVSVTFDVDGFWIEVRAIGRIEITPPE; encoded by the coding sequence ATGGCTTGTGACGACGACGCCCAATCGGATGGGCGTGACTCCGGTCGGTCGGAGACCGACGACGCCGCGGTACCGACGTATCACCCGGAGACCGACACGTACATCGAACAGTTCGACCCGGACACGGTAGCCGCGAGCAGGGCCGTCGTGGAGTCGATCGCGGCCGTTCGCCGCCGCAGCCCGATGGAGGCGGACCCGCTGTACGAGACGATCGACCCGGACGCGCTCGACAGCGTGGTGGAGTCGGGAGACCCGTCGGTCAGCGTCACCTTCGACGTGGACGGCTTCTGGATCGAAGTCCGTGCCATCGGACGCATCGAGATCACCCCGCCGGAGTGA
- a CDS encoding alkaline phosphatase family protein, which translates to MSTDLVVLGLDGLDPGLVRDWERDLPTIRSLVDDGGFGRVRSADPPLSSPAWPWIYTGKQGGKHGCFGFTKRAPDSYEREPINHTDVRAEALWEALDDAGVACGVANVPFTYPPTELEHGYVVSGWPSPNHATLSEPPDLVDRVEERTGERYRVTPFPVGPELRMADDEEVYDHLVDGLWHHERAFEALASLRETDVFFPVFMATDVAGHYLGWNRELLHDFYVEADRAVGELLDHVGGDPDVVLLSDHGHGARSEWNFHVNEWLRERGYLSLRGGDTGEDRSPLRRIGLTRENAVRVKNALGIDDPRTLLPQRVFDLLESTIPPADAAGDGFQPSRIDWSETVAYAPGQNVLVLNTEDHPSGTVSAAEAPALRREIAAELRAVDHPEDDGPLVSDLERKEEVFEGPFEADAPDLVFLGDGMHVTVQAGFTGGDVFVRDRWSEHRPHGTLVTAGDAFADADEFRDREVVDLFPLVLGLLDVPIPENVDGELPAERVASSLSPTYRESRDEWVETDTYSDAEQAEIEEQLQGLGYLE; encoded by the coding sequence ATGAGTACGGATCTCGTTGTGCTCGGGCTCGACGGGCTGGACCCGGGACTCGTCCGTGACTGGGAACGCGACCTCCCGACCATCCGTTCGCTGGTCGACGACGGGGGATTCGGACGGGTCCGGTCGGCGGACCCGCCGCTGTCCTCGCCCGCCTGGCCGTGGATCTACACCGGTAAACAGGGCGGCAAACACGGCTGCTTCGGGTTCACCAAGCGGGCACCCGACAGCTACGAGCGGGAACCGATCAACCACACCGACGTCCGGGCGGAGGCGCTGTGGGAGGCGCTGGACGACGCCGGCGTCGCCTGTGGCGTCGCCAACGTCCCGTTCACGTACCCCCCGACGGAGCTCGAACACGGGTACGTCGTCTCCGGGTGGCCGTCCCCGAACCACGCCACCCTGAGCGAGCCACCCGACCTCGTCGACCGCGTCGAGGAGCGGACCGGCGAGCGGTACCGCGTGACGCCGTTCCCGGTCGGTCCGGAGCTCCGGATGGCTGACGACGAGGAGGTGTACGACCACCTCGTCGACGGACTGTGGCACCACGAGCGGGCCTTCGAGGCGCTCGCGTCGTTGCGGGAGACGGACGTCTTCTTCCCCGTCTTTATGGCGACGGACGTGGCCGGCCACTACCTGGGGTGGAACCGCGAACTCCTGCACGACTTCTACGTCGAGGCCGACCGCGCCGTCGGGGAGCTGCTCGACCACGTCGGCGGCGACCCCGACGTCGTGCTGCTGAGCGACCACGGCCACGGGGCCCGCAGCGAGTGGAACTTCCACGTCAACGAGTGGCTTCGCGAGCGGGGGTACCTCAGCCTGCGCGGCGGCGACACCGGCGAAGACCGGTCCCCGCTCCGGCGGATCGGACTCACCCGAGAGAACGCCGTCCGCGTGAAGAACGCGCTCGGCATCGACGACCCGCGGACGCTGCTCCCCCAGCGGGTGTTCGACCTGCTGGAGTCGACGATCCCGCCGGCCGACGCCGCCGGCGACGGGTTCCAACCGTCCCGGATCGACTGGTCGGAGACGGTCGCGTACGCCCCCGGACAGAACGTCCTGGTGTTGAACACGGAGGACCACCCGTCGGGCACCGTCTCGGCGGCCGAGGCACCGGCCCTGCGTCGGGAGATCGCGGCCGAGCTCCGCGCGGTCGACCACCCCGAGGACGACGGCCCGCTCGTCTCCGACCTCGAGCGCAAGGAGGAGGTGTTCGAGGGGCCGTTCGAGGCCGACGCGCCCGACCTCGTCTTCCTCGGCGACGGGATGCACGTGACCGTCCAGGCGGGGTTCACCGGCGGCGACGTCTTCGTGCGGGATCGCTGGAGCGAGCACCGCCCCCACGGGACGCTCGTCACCGCCGGGGACGCCTTCGCCGACGCCGACGAGTTCCGGGACCGCGAGGTCGTCGACCTCTTCCCGCTCGTGCTCGGCCTGCTCGACGTCCCGATCCCGGAGAACGTCGACGGGGAACTCCCCGCCGAGCGTGTCGCCTCGTCGCTGTCGCCGACGTACCGCGAGAGCCGGGACGAGTGGGTCGAGACCGACACGTACAGCGACGCCGAGCAGGCGGAGATCGAGGAGCAGCTGCAGGGCCTGGGCTACCTCGAATGA
- a CDS encoding HTH domain-containing protein yields the protein MSTVDASTDLERLLSPVGTGLSAELFVRSLAPVGSKSRQEDLVERLDGLREDGRLADLRVTVWGDSVCPDGALADVGGGAHIVPTIASFYALAAKRNFSVAPFFRNGTVRSSITDEEFQRIVPPQRCLALSDAEGDLVGVFPCLVDDVVHTPETAVTYLEATAGEPSHALAEDSA from the coding sequence ATGAGTACAGTGGACGCGTCCACAGATCTGGAGCGACTGTTGTCCCCCGTCGGGACCGGGCTGTCCGCCGAGCTGTTCGTCCGCTCGCTGGCACCGGTCGGCAGTAAGAGTCGGCAGGAGGACCTCGTCGAGCGGCTGGACGGCCTCAGGGAGGACGGTCGACTCGCGGACCTCCGCGTGACCGTCTGGGGGGACAGCGTCTGTCCCGACGGCGCGCTCGCGGACGTCGGCGGCGGGGCTCACATCGTTCCGACCATCGCGAGCTTCTACGCCCTCGCGGCGAAGCGGAACTTCTCCGTCGCACCGTTCTTCCGGAACGGGACGGTCCGATCGAGCATCACGGACGAGGAGTTCCAGCGGATCGTCCCGCCACAGCGGTGTCTCGCGCTCTCGGACGCGGAGGGGGACCTGGTCGGGGTGTTCCCGTGTCTCGTCGACGACGTCGTCCACACGCCGGAGACCGCGGTCACGTACCTCGAAGCGACCGCCGGAGAGCCCTCGCACGCGCTCGCGGAGGACTCCGCCTAA